Within Anolis sagrei isolate rAnoSag1 chromosome 3, rAnoSag1.mat, whole genome shotgun sequence, the genomic segment cagaaaTGATGGCAACATTTAAAGGTCAATAGTAATGCAGAGAAGTCAGCTGATCCTGTTTTTTTGACATTGTGAACAGCCACAgagttattctctctctctctctcccccccccccccccccctatgatTGGAGACAGGGATGTAGAAACATATTATTTGTTTGCTTTCCGAGCCAGGCCCCGCGGAGGACACAATGGGCCGAGTaatcagaggccaaagaaaaggTGCGGGATCTGTGTTCAGGGCCCATGTGAAGCACAGAAAAGGTGCAGCAAAGCTGAGAGCAGTTGACTTTGCTGAAAGACGTGGCTACATCAAGGGTATTGTAAAGGATATAATTCACTATCCTGGTCGAGGAGCTCCTCTGGCCAAGGTTGTTTTCCGTGATCCATACAGATTTAAGAAACGAACAGAATTGTTCAATGCAGCAGAAGGCATTCATACTGGGCAATTTGTTTATTGTGGCAAGAAAGCTCAACTCAACATTGGCAATGTCCTGCCTGTTGGTACTATGCCCGAAGGCACCATTGTCTGCTGCCTTTAAGAGAAGCCTGGAGATCGTGGCAAACTAGCGCGTGCTTCTGGAAACTATGCCACAGTTATCTCCCACAATCCGGAAACCAAAAAAACCAGAGTGAAACTGCCTTCTGGCTCCAAGAAGGTGATCTCCTCTGCAAACAGAGCAGTTGTTGGTATTGTTGCTGGTGGTGGCCGTATTGACAAGCCAATCTTGAAAGCTGGACGTGCGTACCACAAATACAAGGCAAAGAGGAACTGCTGGCCACGTGTCCGTGGTGTAGCTATGAATCCTGTTGAGCATTCCTTTGGTGGTGGAAACCACCAGCATATTGGCAAGCCTTCAACCATCAGGAGGGATGCTCCAGCTGGTCGCAAGGTCGGTCTCATTGCGGCCCGGCGTACTGGCAGACTGCATGGAACCAAAACTGTCCAGGAGAAGGAGAATTAAACCTCCAGTTCAatatattcatattcatattatttgtttattacaaGTAGTTTTATATCacttttttgcaatgtttgtcaAAGACATTTTACTGCTGAAACCAGAAGAGCTCATGCCAACACACTATTGACCCAAATCAAGGTGCCTAAAAGGTCATAGCCAGCTAAGTTAATTCTGTAAGAAATCTCAAAAACTACTTCCCTTATCATACTCACACAGAAACCGCTTCTCTGCCTTGTTCTGCCTAATAGTAGGGCTAGGACTGTTTTCCACTCAGggccattaaaacaatataaattaataaaatctaACAAAAATACAATAGAAAAACAGAACATATGTATATACGGTAGGCATTGTtagtgttgggactcagcctgtgattgaacctgagcctgtgcttgaacctgtgaatgtgcttcagtctcctgatgtttctgtgtctgatgtgggtaatgaggagggaaatcagtcccctgttgcttctgatgtgggagaTTACTTTTTTAATCAAAGTAAAgatttggaggaaagtgctgagagtgccttggactgcgagaagatccaaccagtccatcctccaggaaataaagcccggctgctcactggagggaaggatactagagacaaagttggccacatcatgaggagacaggaaagcctagagaagacaattatgctggggaaagtgaaggcaaaaggaagaggggccgaccaagggcaagatggatggatggcatccttgaagtgactggactgaccttgaaggagctgggggtggtgacggccgacagggagctctggcgtgggctggtccatgaggtcacgaag encodes:
- the LOC137096749 gene encoding LOW QUALITY PROTEIN: large ribosomal subunit protein uL2-like (The sequence of the model RefSeq protein was modified relative to this genomic sequence to represent the inferred CDS: substituted 1 base at 1 genomic stop codon), with amino-acid sequence MGRVIRGQRKGAGSVFRAHVKHRKGAAKLRAVDFAERRGYIKGIVKDIIHYPGRGAPLAKVVFRDPYRFKKRTELFNAAEGIHTGQFVYCGKKAQLNIGNVLPVGTMPEGTIVCCLXEKPGDRGKLARASGNYATVISHNPETKKTRVKLPSGSKKVISSANRAVVGIVAGGGRIDKPILKAGRAYHKYKAKRNCWPRVRGVAMNPVEHSFGGGNHQHIGKPSTIRRDAPAGRKVGLIAARRTGRLHGTKTVQEKEN